The Clostridiaceae bacterium HFYG-1003 genome includes a window with the following:
- a CDS encoding PTS glucose transporter subunit IIA, which translates to MFGMFKKDIKIYAPVTGSCVDLSEVPDEVFSEKMIGDGVALRPTENLFVAPADGELTMLFPTGHAFGMRIDKTIEILIHIGIDTVELNGEGFEILAEQGQFVKTGTPIIRVDLEKIRQRGYDLITPVILTSPAEAVIKPLTGRNAVAARDVIFSITP; encoded by the coding sequence ATGTTTGGCATGTTTAAGAAAGACATTAAAATATATGCGCCGGTCACCGGTTCCTGTGTGGATCTGTCCGAGGTTCCGGATGAGGTCTTCTCAGAGAAAATGATCGGGGATGGCGTTGCCCTGCGCCCCACCGAGAATTTATTTGTCGCTCCTGCAGACGGTGAACTGACGATGCTTTTCCCAACGGGTCATGCTTTTGGCATGCGAATAGATAAAACCATTGAAATCCTGATTCACATCGGCATTGATACCGTGGAGCTCAATGGCGAAGGTTTTGAGATCTTAGCTGAGCAGGGCCAGTTTGTAAAGACCGGAACACCGATCATTCGGGTAGACTTGGAAAAAATCCGACAAAGAGGCTACGATCTAATTACTCCGGTCATCCTGACGTCACCGGCCGAAGCAGTTATCAAGCCGCTGACCGGTCGAAACGCTGTCGCTGCGCGCGATGTCATCTTTTCCATCACCCCCTGA
- a CDS encoding HAMP domain-containing histidine kinase, producing MEKRVRQGSIRASFIKSILLILGMTYILTLAVLLSFVRAYFYTNFYNTVKGQVQYSADYYEDNISTTGTLIENLYADQDSWWHSDGARVQIYDTSAQLLLDSQAHLESESELLDVRAALNGQTEYHIFKIGQTNEHVMSISTPLISTGKVIGVIRHIASLEQVDQNLLNITILFFQIGGAITAAAAMIGIFMSKKMIDPITELTETARQMAKGVYNVKSPVMSNDEIGTLSQTFNYMASEIAKKEELKNEFISSVSHELRTPLTAIKGWAVTLNDPATDPELLAMGLDIIEKESDRLKAMVNELLDFSRFASGKIDLKLDQVEPEQLKKYILSFVEGRKEREPRSFQLVMEESVAPFTADINRIKQVLVNLIDNAFKFTEPGDSIQVEVAQDLTSTWLTVKDTGIGIAPDEIPKVREKFYKGKHSKSSSGIGLSIVNEIALLHGGSLEIDSELNQGTRMRVRIPREVSNVKKNH from the coding sequence ATGGAAAAAAGAGTAAGACAAGGAAGTATTCGGGCCAGTTTTATCAAGAGTATCCTGCTGATCCTTGGCATGACCTATATATTAACCCTGGCAGTGCTCCTCAGCTTTGTCAGGGCCTATTTTTATACGAACTTTTATAATACGGTCAAAGGACAGGTTCAGTATTCAGCTGATTATTATGAGGATAATATTTCCACAACCGGGACATTGATCGAGAATCTTTATGCGGACCAGGATAGCTGGTGGCACAGCGATGGCGCACGGGTTCAGATCTACGACACTTCTGCCCAGCTGCTGTTGGACTCTCAGGCTCACCTGGAGTCGGAATCTGAGCTTCTGGATGTCCGAGCTGCTTTGAATGGCCAGACCGAGTACCATATTTTCAAAATAGGACAGACCAACGAGCATGTCATGAGTATTTCGACCCCTTTGATCTCTACCGGAAAAGTCATCGGCGTGATTCGTCATATCGCCTCACTGGAGCAGGTGGATCAGAATCTGCTTAACATTACCATTCTCTTTTTCCAGATTGGCGGAGCAATTACAGCAGCAGCGGCCATGATCGGAATTTTCATGAGCAAGAAGATGATTGACCCGATTACAGAACTGACCGAAACGGCCCGTCAGATGGCCAAAGGCGTCTATAACGTGAAAAGTCCGGTGATGAGCAATGACGAGATTGGCACGCTGTCTCAGACATTTAACTACATGGCCTCGGAAATTGCTAAAAAAGAGGAATTGAAGAATGAATTCATCTCTTCGGTGTCTCATGAACTGCGTACACCGCTCACTGCTATCAAGGGATGGGCCGTGACTCTCAATGATCCGGCAACGGACCCGGAGCTGCTGGCGATGGGGCTCGATATCATCGAAAAGGAGTCGGATCGGCTCAAGGCGATGGTCAATGAACTGCTGGACTTTTCACGCTTCGCTTCAGGGAAAATTGATTTGAAACTGGATCAAGTAGAGCCCGAGCAACTGAAAAAATACATCCTTTCATTTGTTGAAGGCAGAAAGGAACGGGAACCACGATCGTTCCAGCTTGTCATGGAAGAAAGCGTTGCGCCCTTTACGGCTGATATCAACCGGATCAAGCAAGTTCTGGTGAATCTCATCGACAATGCATTCAAGTTTACTGAACCGGGGGACTCCATCCAGGTAGAGGTTGCCCAGGATCTGACCAGCACCTGGCTAACCGTCAAAGATACGGGCATTGGAATTGCGCCGGATGAGATACCGAAAGTCCGGGAGAAATTCTATAAGGGCAAACACTCGAAATCTTCCAGCGGCATTGGCTTGTCCATTGTTAACGAGATCGCGCTGCTCCATGGCGGGTCATTGGAAATTGACTCGGAACTTAATCAGGGAACCAGGATGCGGGTTCGGATCCCAAGGGAGGTCAGCAATGTCAAAAAAAATCACTAG
- a CDS encoding NAD(P)/FAD-dependent oxidoreductase, with the protein MGYDVIIVGGGPAGMYTALTLSEQGLKNILVLDLNEDLGGTLNEIIEVDESYELEGYTGVEMADDLKKKLILHGVDYEPMTHVLSVDKDKTVKALSPEKGLRYLRTRALVIATGARERPRGILNFTSKRTSGIFSIGSARKFIVEQGYLPGNRIVIFGSDWTGLYLAKLLKTEGADEVTIVDQVRELNFPDEKLARFHELFQIKAELGYTIKEIHGMNRITGVTIERNSSRDDVQKTKELSCDTILLSVGMSPQRELYKRFRRDPENQGVFITGNAERISFDLHDIHKRAVETAQKVIDFLAEPEPPESPES; encoded by the coding sequence ATGGGTTATGATGTCATCATTGTGGGTGGCGGCCCCGCCGGCATGTATACCGCCCTGACCCTGAGCGAACAGGGCCTGAAAAACATTTTGGTCCTTGACCTGAATGAAGATCTGGGCGGGACTCTGAATGAGATTATCGAAGTCGATGAATCTTATGAATTGGAAGGCTACACCGGGGTGGAGATGGCAGATGATCTAAAGAAGAAACTGATCCTGCACGGTGTGGACTATGAACCAATGACACATGTTCTGTCCGTTGACAAAGATAAGACGGTCAAAGCTCTTAGTCCGGAAAAAGGGCTGCGCTATCTGAGAACCAGAGCGCTGGTGATTGCCACCGGAGCCAGGGAACGGCCACGCGGTATCTTGAACTTTACCTCAAAGCGAACATCCGGCATTTTCAGTATTGGCAGTGCCAGAAAGTTTATTGTGGAGCAGGGCTACCTTCCGGGCAACCGCATTGTGATTTTCGGATCTGACTGGACTGGTCTTTATCTGGCCAAGCTGCTAAAGACGGAAGGAGCCGACGAGGTAACCATCGTCGATCAGGTTCGCGAACTGAATTTCCCGGATGAAAAGCTTGCCCGTTTCCATGAATTGTTTCAGATCAAGGCGGAACTCGGGTACACAATAAAAGAAATTCATGGCATGAACCGGATCACCGGCGTGACCATTGAACGGAACAGCAGCCGGGATGACGTTCAGAAAACCAAGGAGCTGTCCTGCGACACCATCCTGCTGTCTGTGGGCATGTCACCGCAGCGGGAACTGTACAAGCGCTTCCGCCGCGATCCGGAAAACCAGGGAGTATTCATCACCGGCAATGCCGAACGAATCTCCTTTGATTTGCATGACATCCACAAGCGAGCCGTTGAAACGGCACAGAAAGTCATCGATTTCCTGGCTGAGCCTGAACCACCGGAGTCCCCTGAATCCTAG
- the pulA gene encoding type I pullulanase yields MELSKQVLKDEIRDEPYHVRRKDLVETTDDMPMAEPVLVKTRFGKFATISGSLVRTKEFDERFYYPGRLGAFYGKDRTILRLWAPTAQEVTVEVWESLEPLAQIASRVEMYQTDAGVWEAELTNDQHETSYTYHLTFSDGTGHSTADPYARAVTVGGDRSVILDPDTVYLEGFYRMPPFSYPTDAVIYEMHIRDFSMDPHSGIDRRGKFLGVVETGTKNPNGSATGLDYLTSLGITHVQILPMYDFATVDEISPQTGYNWGYDPKNFNTPEGSYATNPMDPACRILELKQMIKGLHDAGLRVIMDVVYNHVYEVSDHPLHKTAPGYFFRYDQTGKLANGTGVGNDTASERRMMRKYILDSLRYWAEEFHLDGFRFDLMGIHDVETMNEARHMLDQIDPSIILLGEGWNLGTELPDADKAWQGNAQKMPRIAHFNDSMRDSVKGSTFDFAQRGFISGEHRDQKEVAHNLLGRSDGHHGPSYLGPDQLIQYVEAHDNLTLYDKLLLTNPRDSEEVRVRRHTLATSLVLLAQGIPFIHGGQEFLRTKSGVENSYRSTDAVNQFDWLRQDKYRSTVEYVKGLIHLRRENSLLRLRDYQAIKASSDLMHNRGGMICLRLRNRTAELLILINSHEKAQSADVPKGNWKILVHDLSVPKLPSTLNCNNGKIQVGPLSVTVMSRD; encoded by the coding sequence ATGGAGTTATCAAAACAAGTTCTAAAGGATGAGATCCGCGATGAGCCGTATCATGTCCGCCGTAAGGACCTGGTTGAGACGACTGACGATATGCCCATGGCCGAACCGGTACTGGTTAAAACCCGCTTTGGGAAGTTTGCGACAATCAGCGGCAGTCTGGTACGGACAAAGGAATTTGATGAACGGTTTTATTATCCCGGCCGCCTGGGAGCTTTTTATGGAAAAGATCGGACCATCCTGCGTTTGTGGGCTCCGACTGCCCAGGAAGTTACGGTAGAGGTCTGGGAGTCGCTTGAGCCATTGGCTCAAATAGCTTCCCGCGTCGAGATGTATCAGACTGATGCAGGGGTCTGGGAGGCGGAACTGACAAACGATCAGCATGAAACTTCCTATACCTATCATCTGACCTTTTCCGACGGAACAGGTCATTCAACAGCAGACCCATATGCCAGAGCGGTGACAGTTGGCGGAGATCGTTCGGTCATATTGGATCCTGACACCGTTTATCTGGAAGGATTTTATCGAATGCCGCCATTCAGTTATCCGACAGATGCTGTTATTTATGAGATGCACATTCGGGATTTCTCCATGGATCCGCATTCAGGAATCGACCGGCGCGGTAAATTTCTCGGAGTTGTGGAGACCGGCACCAAAAATCCCAATGGTTCAGCAACGGGTCTGGATTATCTGACAAGCCTGGGAATCACCCATGTTCAGATTTTGCCAATGTATGACTTTGCGACGGTGGATGAAATCAGCCCGCAGACTGGTTATAACTGGGGCTATGATCCCAAAAACTTTAACACACCGGAAGGTTCCTACGCTACGAATCCGATGGATCCGGCCTGTCGAATCCTCGAACTGAAGCAGATGATCAAGGGGCTGCATGATGCAGGACTGCGCGTCATTATGGATGTCGTCTATAACCATGTTTATGAAGTATCAGATCATCCGCTGCATAAAACTGCTCCGGGTTACTTTTTTCGTTATGATCAAACCGGAAAACTGGCAAATGGAACTGGAGTTGGCAATGACACGGCTTCTGAGCGCCGCATGATGAGAAAATACATCCTGGATTCGCTGCGCTACTGGGCAGAAGAATTTCATTTGGATGGGTTCCGCTTCGACCTCATGGGCATTCATGATGTGGAAACCATGAATGAAGCACGTCATATGCTCGATCAGATTGACCCCTCGATCATTCTCTTAGGGGAGGGCTGGAATCTTGGCACTGAGCTGCCGGATGCAGACAAAGCCTGGCAGGGAAATGCTCAGAAGATGCCCCGGATCGCCCATTTCAACGATTCAATGAGAGACTCAGTCAAAGGTTCCACGTTTGACTTCGCGCAGCGGGGGTTTATTTCCGGAGAGCATCGGGATCAGAAGGAAGTTGCTCACAACCTGCTGGGACGGTCGGATGGTCATCATGGCCCTTCCTATCTGGGGCCAGACCAGCTGATTCAGTACGTGGAAGCTCATGATAATCTTACATTGTATGACAAACTGCTGCTCACCAATCCCAGGGACTCCGAGGAGGTGAGAGTCCGACGGCATACGCTGGCAACCTCGCTTGTTCTGCTGGCTCAGGGCATACCCTTCATCCATGGCGGACAGGAATTCCTCCGGACCAAGTCGGGCGTCGAAAACAGTTATCGCTCCACCGACGCGGTGAATCAGTTTGACTGGCTGCGCCAGGACAAGTATCGGTCGACCGTTGAATACGTTAAGGGTCTTATTCACCTGAGACGGGAGAACAGCCTCCTGCGCCTTAGGGATTATCAGGCAATCAAAGCATCATCCGACCTTATGCATAACCGGGGAGGTATGATTTGCCTACGCCTTCGCAATCGCACCGCTGAACTGCTGATCCTGATCAACAGCCATGAAAAAGCACAGTCGGCAGATGTTCCAAAGGGAAACTGGAAGATCCTGGTTCATGATCTGAGCGTTCCAAAGCTGCCGTCCACTTTGAATTGTAACAACGGCAAAATACAAGTAGGCCCTTTGTCGGTGACAGTGATGAGCCGTGATTAG
- a CDS encoding diacylglycerol kinase family lipid kinase yields the protein MQVNHLFIVNPRAGKGVAANLAERIKDLFAHLTNKYPQTHYEVVQTQYRGHATEIARDYSARGTWRIYAVGGDGTLNEVLNGMADSDSSLACIPGGTGNDFIQSLAGDFKRMDILKDTILGDEVLIDVGMANEKYFLNVASVGFDAKVNYRAELYKGKPLITPLMAYFGGILSSLHDMRPTRVTLHQGGERREKELFLMAVCNGRTYGGGYQIAPEALINDGLFDVVEVAPISLKQIPFYLPRLRQGTHIGLPEINFFRTDRIQLSSDEEFLVNLDGETTFANDVDFRLRAKKIRMVLPRGVSQTMFALESK from the coding sequence ATGCAAGTGAACCATCTGTTTATCGTCAATCCCAGAGCCGGAAAAGGTGTGGCTGCCAATCTGGCGGAACGAATCAAAGATCTGTTTGCCCATCTGACCAATAAGTATCCCCAGACCCATTATGAAGTTGTACAGACGCAATACCGGGGCCATGCAACAGAAATTGCCCGGGATTATTCCGCCCGTGGAACCTGGCGAATTTATGCAGTAGGCGGAGACGGCACACTCAATGAAGTACTCAACGGAATGGCGGATTCGGATTCCAGTCTGGCCTGCATTCCCGGCGGCACAGGCAATGACTTCATCCAGTCACTGGCTGGGGACTTCAAGCGAATGGATATCCTGAAGGATACAATCCTGGGCGATGAAGTGCTCATTGATGTCGGAATGGCCAACGAAAAGTACTTTTTAAATGTTGCCAGCGTTGGGTTTGATGCCAAAGTTAATTACAGGGCGGAGCTATATAAAGGGAAGCCGCTTATTACGCCCCTGATGGCCTATTTTGGCGGAATCCTCAGCAGCCTGCATGACATGCGTCCGACTCGAGTCACTCTGCACCAGGGGGGTGAGCGTCGTGAAAAGGAGCTGTTCCTGATGGCGGTCTGCAATGGCCGAACTTATGGCGGCGGATATCAGATTGCGCCGGAGGCACTCATCAATGACGGCTTGTTTGATGTGGTGGAAGTTGCTCCGATCAGCCTGAAACAGATCCCTTTTTACTTGCCCCGACTGCGTCAGGGGACCCACATTGGACTACCGGAAATCAATTTTTTCCGGACAGATCGCATTCAGCTAAGTTCGGATGAGGAATTCCTCGTCAATCTGGATGGGGAGACAACGTTTGCCAATGATGTGGATTTCAGACTTCGGGCGAAGAAAATCCGAATGGTCCTCCCGCGTGGAGTCAGCCAGACAATGTTTGCCCTGGAGTCGAAGTAG
- a CDS encoding ECF transporter S component has product MNTSKKTRNLVYYAMIMAIIVMMAAVPFLGYVQIFPIAITLVHIPVIIGTILFGWKAGFLFGLTFGVSSMIVAITRGAATDLLFINPLISVVPRIMFGLIIYPIYRLFERIQSSEALSIGLTAFVSSFVHSVLVLAAIFLLLTYEGKMVGSTIFQQLLATVLTVNVSLEAVASTIVAIPLVKAVRASLRKYSA; this is encoded by the coding sequence ATGAATACCAGCAAAAAGACCCGTAATTTGGTCTACTACGCCATGATCATGGCAATCATCGTGATGATGGCCGCTGTGCCTTTTCTGGGATATGTCCAGATTTTTCCCATTGCGATCACTCTGGTTCATATTCCAGTGATTATCGGCACGATTCTGTTTGGCTGGAAAGCCGGATTCCTGTTCGGGCTAACCTTCGGAGTCAGTTCCATGATTGTCGCCATTACACGTGGTGCAGCGACGGATCTTCTTTTCATCAACCCGCTGATTTCGGTTGTGCCACGAATTATGTTTGGTCTGATCATATATCCGATCTACCGCCTGTTTGAGCGAATTCAGTCCTCCGAGGCACTGTCCATCGGCTTGACCGCCTTTGTTTCCAGTTTCGTGCATTCAGTTCTTGTTCTGGCCGCCATTTTCCTCCTGCTGACCTACGAAGGAAAGATGGTGGGCAGTACTATTTTCCAGCAGCTGCTGGCAACAGTTCTGACTGTAAATGTCTCACTGGAAGCGGTGGCTTCTACCATCGTTGCGATTCCTTTAGTGAAAGCGGTGCGTGCCAGCCTCCGGAAATATTCCGCATAA
- the hutI gene encoding imidazolonepropionase, which produces MKSYLFKNASELVTPKGTALKKGEEMRELTVIPNGCVITEGNRIKAVGGPEILQGLDEAEYIVIDCTGKTIMPGLVDSHTHFIFGGYRAEEFNWRLNGESYISIMERGGGIVASTKATRATSLDEFLEVGRKRLRSFANFGVTTVEGKSGYGLDKETELRQLEAMARLNQEDWIRIVPTYMGPHEIPAEFKGRPDDYIDFCLNEVLPEVKERGLATFCDIFTEKGVFNIEQSRKFLTAAREAGFGIRMHADELFAGFGGAELAGELKVTSADHLLKISEEGIKAMRDNNVCGTLLPLTAFSIKADYAPARKMVDMGMGVALATDLNPGSCYSESIPLLIALSTIYMGLRMEEVVTALTLNGAAALGLAEEKGSLEAGKLADIAVFDVPNHQFLTYHFGVNECVYTMSEGREVYRKQDIF; this is translated from the coding sequence ATGAAAAGCTATCTGTTTAAGAACGCCTCAGAGCTGGTGACCCCAAAGGGCACCGCTCTGAAAAAAGGCGAAGAGATGAGGGAACTGACGGTCATTCCGAATGGCTGCGTCATTACCGAAGGGAATCGAATCAAGGCCGTCGGCGGTCCTGAAATCCTTCAGGGGCTCGATGAAGCGGAGTATATCGTCATTGACTGTACCGGGAAAACCATCATGCCCGGTCTGGTGGATTCCCATACCCATTTCATCTTCGGAGGTTATCGGGCCGAAGAGTTCAACTGGCGGCTGAACGGAGAATCCTATATTTCCATCATGGAACGGGGCGGCGGAATCGTGGCAAGCACGAAGGCAACCCGCGCCACATCCCTGGATGAATTCCTCGAAGTGGGGCGTAAACGCCTGCGGTCCTTCGCCAACTTCGGAGTAACAACAGTAGAAGGCAAGTCCGGCTACGGGCTGGACAAAGAAACAGAACTCCGTCAGCTGGAAGCAATGGCCCGCCTTAATCAGGAGGACTGGATCCGAATTGTTCCTACCTATATGGGACCTCACGAAATCCCAGCGGAATTCAAGGGCAGGCCAGACGATTACATTGATTTCTGCCTGAATGAGGTTCTTCCTGAGGTTAAGGAAAGAGGACTTGCGACGTTCTGTGACATATTTACGGAAAAAGGCGTGTTTAACATCGAGCAGTCCAGAAAATTCCTCACAGCAGCCCGTGAAGCCGGATTCGGCATTCGCATGCATGCGGATGAACTGTTCGCGGGATTTGGCGGAGCGGAACTGGCCGGAGAGTTGAAAGTGACCTCAGCCGACCACCTCCTGAAGATTTCGGAAGAAGGTATCAAAGCAATGCGGGACAATAATGTTTGCGGCACCTTGCTGCCACTGACCGCCTTCTCGATCAAAGCTGATTACGCGCCGGCCCGTAAAATGGTCGACATGGGAATGGGCGTAGCTCTGGCAACTGACCTGAATCCGGGCTCCTGCTACTCTGAGTCCATCCCGCTGCTCATCGCTTTATCCACGATCTATATGGGACTGCGCATGGAGGAAGTTGTAACAGCACTGACTCTGAACGGCGCGGCTGCCCTGGGACTGGCCGAAGAGAAGGGAAGTTTGGAAGCTGGCAAACTGGCGGATATCGCGGTGTTTGACGTGCCCAATCATCAGTTCCTGACCTACCATTTTGGGGTCAACGAGTGTGTTTACACTATGTCCGAGGGACGCGAAGTCTATCGGAAACAGGATATTTTCTAA
- a CDS encoding response regulator transcription factor gives MYRILICEDETSIRTFLKINFERSGFAVYETDTGEEAVRIAGLEKPDVAILDVMLPGIDGFEVLRRIREENTKIGVIMLTARGQDTDRITGLKGGADDYIIKPFNPTELILRTQALLRRINEKTEREEEKVIRTFCFELDNYSQTISKDSKEIVLTPKEFLLMKIFMENPGKAFTRDDLLNLVWGYDFTGDPKIVDVNVRRLRSKIEDDPSEPKYIETIWGTGYRWKKE, from the coding sequence ATGTATCGAATATTGATTTGTGAAGATGAGACCAGCATCCGAACTTTTTTAAAGATTAATTTTGAGCGGAGCGGCTTTGCGGTTTACGAGACGGATACCGGAGAAGAAGCGGTGCGGATCGCGGGGCTGGAAAAGCCTGATGTGGCCATATTGGACGTCATGCTTCCGGGGATTGACGGTTTTGAGGTTCTCCGGAGAATTCGCGAAGAAAATACGAAAATCGGTGTGATCATGCTGACCGCCCGAGGACAGGACACCGACCGCATCACCGGACTGAAAGGTGGTGCCGATGACTACATCATCAAGCCGTTCAATCCGACCGAGCTGATTCTGCGCACGCAGGCATTGCTTCGCCGCATTAATGAAAAAACTGAGCGTGAAGAGGAAAAAGTCATTCGCACGTTCTGCTTTGAACTGGATAATTATTCTCAGACAATTTCAAAGGATTCAAAGGAGATCGTTTTGACTCCCAAGGAATTTTTACTGATGAAAATCTTCATGGAAAATCCGGGAAAAGCATTTACCCGCGATGACCTGCTGAATCTTGTATGGGGCTACGATTTTACTGGCGACCCCAAAATCGTCGATGTGAACGTTCGTCGGCTTCGCTCCAAGATTGAGGATGACCCGTCAGAACCCAAATACATTGAAACGATCTGGGGAACGGGATATCGATGGAAAAAAGAGTAA
- a CDS encoding hemolysin III family protein, whose translation MLNKYIREPVNSLTHLGGAALAVIGLILLIRKGITAGISTGQMVSLVAFGISMIALYATSGIYHLIQMGKKAILFMKKLDHSMIFVLIAGTYTPIIAFILNGTFRLAMLVLIWGIAVLGVFFKVFWIEAPRWLYTGIYLGMGWLSVILLRAILIGAGLPGLLLLLGGGLSYTAGAVIYGLKKPNISKIFGFHELFHCFVLLGTFLHYLMIYTRLIG comes from the coding sequence ATGTTGAACAAATATATTCGAGAACCGGTAAATTCACTGACTCATCTAGGTGGGGCTGCCCTGGCAGTCATTGGCCTGATCTTATTGATCCGAAAGGGAATCACTGCTGGCATCAGTACTGGTCAGATGGTTTCCCTTGTGGCGTTTGGTATCAGCATGATTGCATTGTATGCCACAAGCGGGATATATCACCTGATCCAAATGGGAAAGAAAGCAATTCTATTCATGAAGAAACTGGACCATTCCATGATTTTTGTGTTGATCGCGGGAACCTATACACCGATCATTGCTTTCATCTTGAACGGAACGTTTCGATTGGCCATGCTCGTCCTGATTTGGGGCATTGCAGTGCTGGGCGTCTTTTTCAAAGTATTCTGGATTGAGGCTCCGCGCTGGCTTTATACCGGAATTTATCTTGGTATGGGCTGGCTTTCCGTCATTTTGCTGCGCGCGATTCTGATTGGTGCGGGATTGCCAGGACTGCTTCTGCTGTTGGGTGGTGGACTCAGCTATACCGCCGGGGCAGTAATCTATGGGCTGAAAAAGCCGAATATATCAAAAATTTTCGGCTTCCACGAGCTGTTTCACTGCTTTGTGCTGCTGGGAACCTTCCTTCATTACCTCATGATATATACCCGGCTGATCGGCTAA
- the ftcD gene encoding glutamate formimidoyltransferase, with product MNRIMEVVPNYSEGRNPEVVEKIVNCFRNRENVKLLDYSSDKDHNRTVVTVVGEPEALKAPLLESVKVAMEHIDLTKHTGEHPRMGAMDVCPFIPIKGCTMDDAVALAKEVGEMIGALEIPVFLYEKAASAPARENLAQVRKGQFEGMAEKMKDAAWHADFGPKDAPHPTFGCVAVGARMPLVAFNVNLNTNDMATADFIAKRVRHIGGGLRFAKAMGVELKERGIVQISMNLTDYTKTSLYQALEMVRSEAKRFGVSVVGTEVIGLLPMAALIQSVEYYMGIENFSMDQVLETRIME from the coding sequence ATGAACCGTATCATGGAAGTTGTACCGAATTATTCCGAGGGAAGAAACCCTGAAGTTGTTGAGAAGATCGTCAATTGTTTCCGTAATCGCGAAAATGTAAAGCTTTTGGACTATTCTTCCGACAAGGATCACAACCGGACCGTTGTCACAGTGGTAGGAGAACCTGAAGCGCTGAAAGCTCCCTTGCTGGAATCCGTCAAGGTGGCAATGGAACACATCGATCTGACCAAGCATACCGGCGAGCACCCGAGAATGGGCGCTATGGATGTTTGCCCCTTTATCCCGATCAAGGGCTGCACCATGGACGATGCGGTAGCGCTGGCTAAGGAAGTGGGCGAAATGATTGGAGCACTGGAGATCCCGGTATTCCTGTATGAAAAAGCCGCCTCTGCACCTGCCCGGGAAAATCTGGCCCAGGTTCGCAAGGGACAGTTTGAGGGGATGGCTGAAAAGATGAAGGATGCCGCATGGCATGCAGATTTCGGCCCGAAGGATGCACCACACCCGACGTTCGGTTGTGTTGCCGTAGGTGCCAGAATGCCCCTGGTTGCCTTTAACGTTAACCTGAACACCAATGATATGGCAACGGCTGATTTCATTGCCAAGCGTGTTCGTCACATCGGCGGCGGACTTCGTTTTGCCAAAGCAATGGGCGTAGAGCTCAAAGAACGCGGAATTGTCCAGATTTCAATGAACCTGACCGATTACACCAAAACATCCCTGTATCAGGCATTGGAAATGGTCCGCTCAGAAGCCAAACGGTTCGGCGTCAGTGTCGTTGGAACGGAAGTAATCGGATTACTGCCTATGGCAGCTCTGATCCAGTCCGTTGAATACTATATGGGCATCGAGAACTTCTCCATGGACCAGGTTCTTGAGACCCGGATCATGGAATAG